A section of the Ferviditalea candida genome encodes:
- a CDS encoding substrate-binding domain-containing protein has translation MLKMSKWLPIFMVLVLAIAALTGCGGSSGGSDSKQNASDKPAAQSAAPSSGDAKAGDGKKAFKIALSNSYIGNSWRSEMVKIFEAYAQQKKDAGLISEFYSSSSGNDPQAQINEIRNMMSKGYDAIIVNAASPTALAPVMNEAADRGIVVVAFDNTVDSDKVYNVNTDQVEFGRKQAQWLMDQIGGKGNILLIKGVEGTTVSRDRNKGYQEVLAKYPDVKILQEGFGKWDDAATATEINNMLTAQKDKGIAGILQEGGGENAIIQALKQHGIDPSTVPMTGEMTNGFFRHMKDEKIKGIAIGQPPYLVATSIDVALKILNKENVDKLTLAPLPVGTNTEIDKWYAPGQPDNFFVDWTDNNNSFNLKLEQILPKK, from the coding sequence ATGTTGAAAATGTCAAAATGGCTTCCGATTTTTATGGTACTGGTATTGGCGATAGCGGCTTTAACCGGATGCGGCGGCAGCTCAGGCGGATCCGACAGCAAACAAAACGCGAGCGATAAGCCGGCTGCCCAGAGTGCAGCGCCGAGCAGTGGCGACGCAAAAGCGGGAGATGGGAAAAAAGCATTCAAAATCGCATTGAGCAACTCCTATATCGGAAACTCCTGGCGTTCCGAAATGGTTAAAATTTTCGAAGCTTATGCGCAACAGAAGAAAGATGCCGGCTTGATTTCCGAGTTTTATTCCTCGAGCTCCGGTAACGATCCGCAGGCTCAAATCAACGAGATTCGCAACATGATGTCCAAGGGTTACGACGCGATTATCGTCAACGCTGCATCGCCAACGGCTTTGGCTCCTGTCATGAATGAAGCGGCTGACCGCGGAATCGTAGTTGTCGCTTTCGATAACACGGTGGATTCCGACAAAGTCTACAATGTAAACACCGACCAAGTAGAATTCGGCCGCAAGCAAGCCCAATGGCTGATGGACCAAATCGGCGGAAAAGGAAACATCCTGTTGATCAAAGGGGTAGAAGGAACGACGGTTAGCCGGGATCGCAACAAAGGCTACCAAGAAGTTCTTGCCAAATATCCGGATGTGAAAATTCTTCAAGAAGGTTTCGGTAAGTGGGATGACGCGGCAACTGCAACGGAAATCAACAATATGCTCACTGCGCAAAAGGATAAGGGAATTGCCGGGATTTTGCAGGAGGGCGGCGGTGAAAACGCGATTATTCAAGCGTTGAAGCAACATGGTATCGACCCGTCCACCGTTCCGATGACCGGGGAAATGACAAATGGTTTCTTCCGTCACATGAAGGATGAAAAGATTAAAGGGATTGCCATTGGTCAACCTCCTTACCTGGTTGCAACTTCGATTGATGTGGCTTTGAAAATACTGAATAAAGAAAATGTGGACAAGCTTACCTTGGCTCCTCTGCCTGTGGGTACAAACACAGAAATTGATAAGTGGTATGCTCCAGGTCAGCCGGATAACTTCTTTGTTGACTGGACTGACAATAACAACAGCTTTAACCTGAAGCTGGAGCAAATTCTGCCTAAAAAATAA